One region of Streptomyces leeuwenhoekii genomic DNA includes:
- a CDS encoding ROK family transcriptional regulator: MPASPSTARAINDRLALRLLQQEGPLTAGQLKQLTGLSRPTVADLVERLTASGLVEVVGESGEQRRGPNAKLYGIVADRAYLAALDVRTEGVSVLVSDLLGRVLAEASAPIGGGTGTGPAVEQAVGLVERVAKEAGADRPHTVGIGAPGLIDPASGELRDSSGLPAWHRRLVAAVQERFPEARVSVENETNLAALAEQREGAARDRDTFVLLWLGLGIGAAVVLDGTLRRGASGGAGEIGFLPVPGTAGLPSATDCDGGFHSLAGASAVVALAAAHGFAAPAAADEPQAAALVRGAVRAADREPAAARFLDALAERVSLGAAAVVSVLDPGCVVLAGEVGRAGGDALAARVRGRLARMSPLPTDVRPGALGGGAVLRGALLTARDRAQDELFAPPRPVAGPAGSGTGR, encoded by the coding sequence ATGCCCGCATCCCCGAGCACCGCCCGGGCCATCAACGACCGGCTCGCCCTGCGCCTTCTCCAGCAGGAGGGCCCGCTGACGGCGGGGCAGCTCAAACAGCTCACCGGCCTGTCCCGGCCCACCGTCGCCGACCTCGTCGAACGCCTCACCGCCTCCGGCCTCGTCGAGGTGGTCGGGGAGTCCGGCGAACAGCGCCGGGGACCCAACGCGAAGCTGTACGGCATCGTCGCCGACCGGGCGTACCTGGCCGCGCTCGACGTGCGCACCGAGGGCGTCTCCGTGCTCGTGTCCGACCTGCTCGGCCGGGTGCTGGCCGAGGCGTCCGCGCCGATCGGCGGGGGCACGGGGACGGGACCCGCGGTCGAGCAGGCGGTGGGTCTGGTCGAGCGCGTGGCCAAGGAGGCGGGGGCCGACCGCCCGCACACCGTCGGCATCGGCGCGCCCGGACTCATCGACCCCGCCAGCGGCGAGCTGCGCGACTCCTCCGGACTGCCCGCCTGGCACCGACGGCTGGTGGCCGCCGTGCAGGAGCGGTTCCCCGAGGCGCGCGTCAGCGTGGAGAACGAGACCAACCTCGCCGCCCTGGCCGAGCAGCGCGAGGGGGCGGCCCGCGACCGGGACACCTTCGTCCTGCTCTGGCTGGGCCTGGGCATCGGCGCCGCGGTCGTCCTCGACGGCACCCTGCGCCGGGGCGCCTCCGGCGGTGCGGGCGAGATCGGCTTCCTGCCGGTGCCGGGCACGGCGGGCCTGCCGTCGGCCACCGACTGCGACGGCGGTTTCCACTCCCTGGCCGGGGCGTCCGCCGTCGTCGCGCTGGCGGCGGCGCACGGGTTCGCCGCCCCGGCCGCCGCGGACGAGCCGCAGGCGGCGGCGCTGGTACGGGGGGCCGTCCGCGCGGCGGACCGCGAACCGGCCGCCGCGCGCTTCCTCGACGCCCTCGCCGAGCGGGTCTCCCTGGGCGCCGCCGCCGTCGTCTCCGTCCTGGACCCCGGGTGCGTGGTGCTGGCCGGCGAGGTCGGCCGGGCGGGCGGCGACGCGCTCGCCGCCCGGGTCCGAGGCCGCCTGGCGCGTATGTCGCCGCTGCCCACCGACGTGCGGCCGGGCGCCCTGGGCGGCGGCGCGGTGCTGCGCGGGGCGCTGCTCACGGCGCGGGACCGGGCGCAGGACGAGCTGTTCGCGCCCCCCCGGCCGGTAGCGGGACCGGCCGGTAGCGGGACCGGCCGGTAG
- a CDS encoding flavin monoamine oxidase family protein: MTSTVPNAVEHTDEQQPPITMFGPDFPYAYDDFLAHPAGLGQVPATEHGTEVAVIGGGLSGIVAAYELMKMGLKPVVYEADQIGGRLRTVGFEGCDPSLTAEMGAMRFPPSSMALQHYIDLVGLETRPFPNPLAEATPSTVVDLKGESHYAETLDDLPQVYRDVADAWNRCLEEGADFSDMNRALRERDVPRIREIWSRLVEKLDNQTFYGFLCESEAFKSFRHREIFGQVGFGTGGWDTDFPNSILEILRVVYTEADDHHRGIVGGSQQLPLRLWEREPEKIVHWPYGTSLKSLHVDGEPRPAVTRLHRTAGNHITVTDANGDIRTYRAAIFTAQSWMLLSKIACDDSLFPIDHWTAIERTHYMESSKLFVPVDRPFWLDKDEETGRDVMSMTLTDRMTRGTYLLDDGPDKPAVICLSYTWCDDSLKWLPLSANERMEVMLKSLGEIYPKVDIRKHIIGNPVTVSWENEPYFMGAFKANLPGHYRYQRRLFTHFMQDRLPEDKRGIFLAGDDISWTAGWAEGAVQTALNAVWGVMHHFGGETDPSNPGPGDVYDEIAPVELPED, translated from the coding sequence ATGACGTCCACGGTGCCCAACGCCGTCGAGCACACCGACGAGCAGCAGCCGCCGATCACCATGTTCGGCCCGGACTTCCCCTACGCCTACGACGACTTCCTCGCCCACCCGGCGGGCCTCGGGCAGGTCCCGGCCACCGAGCACGGCACCGAGGTCGCCGTGATCGGCGGCGGCCTGTCCGGCATCGTCGCCGCCTACGAGCTGATGAAGATGGGCCTCAAGCCCGTCGTCTACGAGGCCGACCAGATCGGCGGACGGCTGCGCACCGTCGGCTTCGAGGGCTGCGACCCGTCGCTCACCGCCGAGATGGGCGCGATGCGCTTCCCGCCGTCCTCCATGGCCCTCCAGCACTACATCGATCTCGTGGGTCTGGAGACGCGCCCCTTCCCGAACCCCCTCGCCGAGGCGACCCCGTCGACCGTCGTCGACCTCAAGGGCGAGTCCCACTACGCCGAGACCCTCGACGACCTGCCGCAGGTCTACCGGGACGTGGCCGACGCCTGGAACAGGTGCCTGGAGGAGGGCGCGGACTTCTCCGACATGAACCGCGCCCTGCGCGAGCGGGACGTGCCGCGCATCCGGGAGATCTGGTCCCGGCTCGTCGAGAAGCTCGACAACCAGACCTTCTACGGCTTCCTCTGCGAGTCGGAGGCGTTCAAGTCCTTCCGGCACCGGGAGATCTTCGGCCAGGTCGGCTTCGGCACCGGCGGCTGGGACACCGACTTCCCCAACTCCATCCTGGAGATCCTGCGCGTCGTCTACACCGAGGCCGACGACCACCACCGCGGCATCGTCGGCGGCTCCCAGCAACTGCCGCTGCGGCTGTGGGAGCGCGAGCCGGAGAAAATCGTCCACTGGCCGTACGGGACCTCCCTGAAGTCCCTGCACGTGGACGGCGAGCCCCGCCCGGCCGTGACCCGGCTGCACCGCACCGCGGGCAACCACATCACGGTGACGGACGCGAACGGCGACATCCGCACCTACCGGGCGGCGATCTTCACCGCCCAGTCCTGGATGCTGCTGTCGAAGATCGCCTGCGACGACTCGCTCTTCCCGATCGACCACTGGACGGCCATCGAGCGGACCCACTACATGGAGAGCTCCAAGCTCTTCGTGCCGGTGGACCGCCCCTTCTGGCTGGACAAGGACGAGGAGACCGGCCGGGACGTCATGTCGATGACGCTCACCGACCGCATGACCCGCGGCACCTATCTGCTCGACGACGGCCCCGACAAGCCGGCCGTGATCTGCCTGTCGTACACCTGGTGCGACGACAGCCTGAAGTGGCTGCCGCTGTCCGCGAACGAGCGGATGGAGGTCATGCTGAAGTCGCTCGGCGAGATCTACCCGAAGGTCGACATCAGGAAGCACATCATCGGCAACCCGGTGACCGTCTCCTGGGAGAACGAGCCCTACTTCATGGGCGCGTTCAAGGCCAACCTGCCCGGCCACTACCGCTACCAGCGCCGCCTGTTCACCCACTTCATGCAGGACCGGCTGCCCGAGGACAAGCGGGGCATCTTCCTCGCCGGCGACGACATCTCCTGGACGGCCGGCTGGGCCGAGGGCGCCGTCCAGACCGCGCTGAACGCGGTCTGGGGCGTCATGCACCACTTCGGCGGCGAGACGGACCCGTCCAACCCCGGCCCCGGCGACGTGTACGACGAGATCGCGCCGGTCGAGCTCCCGGAGGACTGA
- a CDS encoding DUF5995 family protein, with product MAHCEHVLTAAGPVDTVLARMRSLGAALPAGDGVAVFNRVYLAVTEAVDRHIDAGRFPAARAATALDVRFAERYLDAVGTAAAGHRPPACWRPLFQFRRHPGVRPLQFALAGVNAHIGHDLALAVVDTCRTLGCEPVDLEDEFDRVGDLLVSLEERIREDLMPGPDLLQIADPLTHLLGSWSLERAREAAWAAARALWALRALPDVAGEFTERLDTAVGFAGRMLLTPLPR from the coding sequence ATGGCGCACTGCGAGCACGTCCTCACCGCCGCCGGCCCGGTCGACACCGTCCTGGCCCGGATGCGCTCCCTCGGCGCGGCCCTGCCCGCCGGGGACGGGGTCGCGGTCTTCAACCGTGTCTATCTCGCCGTCACCGAGGCGGTCGACCGGCACATCGACGCGGGGCGTTTCCCCGCCGCCCGGGCCGCGACCGCACTGGACGTGCGGTTCGCCGAGCGGTATCTGGACGCCGTCGGGACGGCCGCGGCCGGGCACCGCCCACCGGCCTGCTGGCGGCCCCTGTTCCAGTTCCGCCGCCATCCCGGCGTACGGCCCCTTCAGTTCGCCCTCGCGGGCGTCAACGCGCACATCGGGCACGATCTGGCGCTCGCCGTGGTGGACACCTGCCGTACGCTCGGCTGCGAACCCGTCGATCTGGAGGACGAGTTCGACCGGGTGGGCGATCTCCTCGTCTCGCTGGAGGAGCGGATCCGCGAGGATCTGATGCCGGGCCCCGACCTTCTCCAGATCGCCGATCCGCTCACGCATCTGCTCGGCTCCTGGAGCCTGGAGCGGGCCCGCGAGGCCGCCTGGGCGGCGGCCCGGGCGCTGTGGGCGCTGCGCGCTCTGCCCGACGTGGCCGGCGAGTTCACCGAGCGGCTCGACACGGCGGTGGGCTTCGCGGGGCGCATGCTGCTCACGCCACTGCCCCGCTGA
- a CDS encoding MFS transporter has protein sequence MSAVVYARRDVRRARYAVAAVFAAHGAVTGSFATRVPWIQDHAGVSAGQLGLALAFPALGASVAMPLAGRITHRFGARGALRGLMALWSLSLVLPSFAPGLLTLCLALFAYGATAGMADVAMNALGVEVENRLGKSIMSGLHGMWSAGALVGSAAGTLAAHLGADARLHHVLAAAVLTVLGVTACSWVLDLRPAEDEDPPPRFALPPRSALLIGAVGFCAVFAEGASLDWSAVYLEDQLEASAGLAAACTTGFTLTMAVARIAGDRVVDRFGAVRTVRTGGVLAALGGLLIVLAAHPAVAMGGFALMGLGIAVVVPLCFAAAGRSGPNPSQAIAGVATITYTSGLVAPSAIGTLAQATSLVVSFTLVTVLSCGLAAFAGVLRPGGRDRPEISRPDAAVPGPRP, from the coding sequence ATGAGTGCAGTGGTGTACGCGCGACGAGACGTCAGGCGGGCCCGGTACGCCGTGGCCGCCGTGTTCGCCGCGCACGGCGCCGTCACCGGCTCCTTCGCGACGCGCGTCCCGTGGATCCAGGACCACGCCGGGGTCAGCGCCGGCCAGTTGGGGCTCGCCCTGGCGTTCCCGGCGCTCGGCGCGTCCGTCGCGATGCCGCTCGCCGGCCGCATCACCCACCGTTTCGGTGCCCGCGGCGCCCTGCGCGGCCTGATGGCGCTGTGGTCCCTGTCGCTGGTGCTGCCCTCGTTCGCCCCCGGCCTGCTCACCCTCTGCCTGGCCCTGTTCGCCTACGGCGCCACGGCGGGCATGGCGGACGTGGCGATGAACGCGCTCGGCGTGGAGGTGGAGAACCGGCTCGGGAAGTCGATCATGTCCGGGCTGCACGGCATGTGGAGCGCGGGCGCCCTGGTCGGTTCGGCGGCCGGCACCCTCGCCGCCCACCTGGGCGCGGACGCCCGCCTGCACCACGTCCTGGCCGCGGCCGTGCTGACCGTGCTGGGCGTGACCGCCTGTTCCTGGGTGCTGGACCTGAGGCCCGCCGAGGACGAGGACCCGCCGCCGCGGTTCGCCCTGCCGCCGCGCTCGGCGCTGCTGATCGGCGCCGTCGGCTTCTGCGCGGTCTTCGCCGAGGGCGCGAGCCTGGACTGGTCGGCGGTCTACCTGGAGGACCAGCTCGAGGCGTCGGCCGGTCTCGCCGCCGCGTGCACCACCGGCTTCACCCTCACCATGGCCGTGGCCCGGATCGCCGGCGACCGGGTGGTGGACCGCTTCGGGGCCGTGCGCACGGTCCGGACCGGCGGTGTGCTGGCCGCCCTCGGCGGGCTGCTCATCGTCCTCGCGGCCCATCCCGCGGTGGCGATGGGCGGGTTCGCCCTGATGGGGCTCGGGATCGCGGTCGTCGTACCGCTGTGCTTCGCCGCGGCGGGCCGCAGCGGGCCCAATCCCAGCCAGGCCATCGCGGGTGTGGCCACCATCACCTACACCTCGGGGCTGGTCGCGCCGAGCGCCATCGGCACCCTGGCCCAGGCGACCAGCCTGGTGGTGTCGTTCACGCTGGTGACCGTGTTGTCCTGCGGCCTGGCGGCGTTCGCGGGGGTGCTGCGGCCGGGCGGCCGCGACCGCCCGGAGATCAGCCGGCCGGACGCGGCGGTTCCCGGCCCGCGGCCCTGA
- a CDS encoding Lrp/AsnC family transcriptional regulator produces MLNDLDERIVHALAEDARRSYADIGHLVGLSAPAVKRRVDRLRATGAITGFTVRVDPSALGWETEGFVEIYCRRNTSPETIQRGLERYQEVVAASTVTGDADAVAQVFASDMRHFERVLERIAGEPFVERTKSVLVLSPLLRRYSSGSPA; encoded by the coding sequence GTGCTGAACGATCTCGACGAACGCATCGTGCACGCCCTCGCCGAGGACGCCCGCCGCTCCTACGCGGACATCGGGCACCTGGTCGGACTGTCCGCGCCCGCCGTCAAACGGCGCGTGGACCGGCTGCGCGCCACCGGCGCCATCACCGGATTCACCGTCCGGGTCGACCCCTCCGCCCTCGGCTGGGAGACCGAGGGGTTCGTCGAGATCTACTGCCGCCGCAACACCTCGCCGGAGACCATCCAGCGGGGCCTGGAGCGCTACCAGGAGGTCGTGGCCGCCTCCACCGTCACCGGGGACGCGGACGCGGTCGCCCAGGTCTTCGCCTCCGACATGCGGCACTTCGAACGGGTCCTGGAACGGATCGCCGGCGAGCCCTTCGTGGAGCGGACCAAGTCCGTGCTGGTGCTCTCACCGCTGCTGCGCCGCTACTCGTCCGGGTCGCCGGCGTGA
- a CDS encoding uracil-xanthine permease family protein, which translates to MDLGVRWKLHGDGRTPAPGAVVRPDERLSWPRTAGLGAQHVVAMFGASFVAPVLMGLDPNLAIMMSGVATVVFLLATRGRVPSYLGCSLSFVGVAAVIRAQGGTSATVTGAVLVVGVALFLVGLAVQRFGARIIHAAMPPIVTGAVVMLIGFNLAPVTATTYWPQDQWTALLVMLFTGLAVVCLRGFWSRIAIFLGLVFGYGISWVFDRVFGRIHSVDGSGKVTDHWRLDFSAVGQADWIGLPSIHGPAFQWSAILVALPVVIALVAENAGHVKAVGEMTGDPLDDKLGTAISADGVGSILSTAVGGPPTTTYSENIGVMAATRVYSTAAYWAAAGFALLFGLCPKFGAVVAAIPGAVLGGITVILYGMIGLLGAQIWINAKVDLRNPLNLVPAAAGIIIGVGNVSLKFTDTFSLSGIALGTLVVITGYHALRLFAPAHLKTQEPLLDEGTSSYDAEAGPGGPGEDGSRHATS; encoded by the coding sequence ATGGATCTCGGCGTCCGCTGGAAACTTCACGGCGACGGACGCACCCCCGCGCCCGGAGCGGTGGTCCGCCCCGACGAACGGCTCTCCTGGCCGCGCACGGCCGGGCTGGGTGCCCAGCACGTGGTGGCCATGTTCGGGGCGTCCTTCGTCGCTCCGGTCCTGATGGGCCTGGACCCCAACCTGGCGATCATGATGTCGGGCGTCGCGACCGTCGTCTTCCTGCTCGCCACCCGCGGCCGGGTGCCGAGCTACCTGGGCTGTTCCCTCTCCTTCGTCGGAGTCGCCGCGGTGATCCGCGCGCAGGGCGGCACCAGCGCCACGGTCACCGGCGCGGTCCTCGTCGTGGGGGTGGCGCTGTTCCTGGTGGGGCTGGCCGTGCAGCGTTTCGGGGCGCGGATCATCCATGCCGCGATGCCGCCGATCGTCACCGGCGCGGTCGTCATGCTGATCGGTTTCAACCTGGCGCCGGTCACCGCCACCACCTACTGGCCGCAGGACCAGTGGACGGCACTGCTGGTGATGCTGTTCACCGGTCTGGCCGTGGTCTGCCTGCGCGGCTTCTGGTCCCGCATCGCGATCTTCCTCGGCCTGGTCTTCGGGTACGGCATCTCCTGGGTCTTCGACCGCGTCTTCGGCCGTATCCACTCCGTGGACGGCAGCGGCAAGGTCACCGACCACTGGCGGCTGGACTTCTCGGCCGTCGGCCAGGCCGACTGGATCGGCCTGCCCTCCATCCACGGGCCGGCCTTCCAGTGGTCGGCGATCCTGGTCGCCCTGCCGGTGGTGATCGCGCTGGTCGCCGAGAACGCCGGGCACGTCAAGGCCGTGGGCGAGATGACCGGCGACCCGCTGGACGACAAGCTCGGCACGGCGATCTCCGCCGACGGCGTCGGCTCGATCCTGTCCACCGCGGTCGGCGGCCCGCCCACCACGACCTACTCCGAGAACATCGGCGTGATGGCCGCGACCCGCGTCTACTCGACCGCCGCCTACTGGGCCGCCGCCGGCTTCGCGCTGCTGTTCGGCCTCTGCCCGAAGTTCGGCGCGGTCGTGGCCGCGATCCCGGGCGCCGTCCTCGGCGGCATCACCGTCATCCTGTACGGCATGATCGGCCTGCTCGGCGCGCAGATCTGGATCAACGCCAAGGTGGATCTGCGCAACCCGCTGAACCTGGTACCGGCCGCCGCGGGCATCATCATCGGCGTCGGCAACGTCAGCCTGAAGTTCACCGACACCTTCTCCCTCAGCGGCATCGCGCTGGGCACCCTCGTCGTCATCACCGGCTACCACGCGCTGCGCCTCTTCGCCCCCGCCCACCTCAAGACGCAGGAGCCGCTGCTGGACGAGGGGACGTCCTCCTACGACGCGGAGGCCGGCCCCGGCGGCCCGGGCGAGGACGGCTCCCGGCACGCCACGTCGTAG
- a CDS encoding carbon-nitrogen hydrolase family protein, translating into MRTALLQSSGRPGSTVENLKVLDEAAGRAAASGAGLLATSEMFLTGYAIGDGIARLAEPADGDAADAVAEIAGRHGLAIAYGYPERAGETVHNSVQLISADGTRLANYRKTHLFGCFERDHFTPGDQPVVQAELGGLTVGLMICYDVEFPENVRAHALAGTDLLLVPTAQMHPFQFVAESLVPVRAFENQMYVAYVNRVGREGEFDFVGLSVLAGPDGIARTRAGRAEELVVADADPAFLAASREANPYLRDRRPGLYGALT; encoded by the coding sequence ATGCGCACCGCCCTGCTCCAGAGCTCCGGCCGTCCCGGATCCACCGTCGAGAACCTCAAGGTGCTCGACGAGGCCGCGGGCCGGGCCGCCGCCTCGGGCGCCGGGCTGCTCGCCACCTCGGAGATGTTCCTGACCGGGTACGCGATCGGCGACGGCATAGCCCGGCTCGCCGAGCCCGCCGACGGCGACGCCGCCGACGCGGTCGCGGAGATCGCCGGCCGCCACGGTCTGGCCATCGCCTACGGTTACCCCGAGCGGGCCGGCGAGACCGTCCACAACTCGGTCCAGCTGATCTCCGCCGACGGCACCCGCCTGGCCAACTACCGCAAGACCCACCTCTTCGGCTGCTTCGAGCGCGACCACTTCACCCCGGGCGACCAGCCGGTCGTCCAGGCCGAGCTCGGCGGTCTGACCGTCGGCCTGATGATCTGCTACGACGTCGAGTTCCCGGAGAACGTCCGCGCCCACGCACTGGCCGGTACCGATCTGCTGCTGGTGCCGACCGCGCAGATGCACCCCTTCCAGTTCGTCGCCGAGTCGCTGGTACCGGTGCGGGCCTTCGAGAATCAGATGTATGTGGCGTACGTCAACCGGGTCGGCCGGGAAGGCGAGTTCGACTTCGTCGGGCTGTCCGTACTCGCCGGGCCGGACGGAATCGCCCGCACCCGGGCCGGGCGCGCCGAGGAACTGGTCGTCGCCGACGCAGACCCGGCCTTCCTCGCCGCCTCCCGCGAGGCCAACCCCTATCTCCGGGACCGCCGCCCGGGCCTGTACGGCGCCCTCACCTGA
- a CDS encoding amino acid permease, which produces MLDQGAPPPPPSPTASSSPGVAARLMRRKPVERLVAEGGQGEGGALRRTLGLWQLTMISIGATLGTGIFVVLGEAVPKAGPAVTLSFVIAGFTALFSALSYAELAGSIPVAGSSYSYAYATMGELVAWICGWCLVLEYGVSVAAVAVGWGEYLNEMLDGTIGVTIPAALSAPPGDGGVFNLPALIVVLLAMVFLLGGARESARANTVMVVVKIAALVLFCAIGLTGFRSGNYENFMPLGMAGVSAAGATLFFSYIGFDAASTAGEEAKNAQRDLPRAIMLSLVIVTALYVLVAAVAIGAKPWQRFDGTEAALAQIMNEVTGQTFWGTLLAFCAVVAIASVVLTVLYGQTRVLFAMSRDGLVPKVFSRVHPKTGAPRANTLIVSLFCGVLAAAIPLGQLADATSIGTLFAFALVNVAVVVLRRTRPDMPRTFRVPLSPVLPALGFAFCVWMMGSLSSVTWVVFGVWMAIGLVFYFVYGYRRSRLAPSEVK; this is translated from the coding sequence GTGCTCGACCAAGGCGCACCCCCGCCCCCACCCTCTCCGACCGCCTCCTCCTCCCCGGGGGTCGCGGCGCGCCTGATGCGTCGCAAGCCCGTGGAACGCCTGGTCGCGGAGGGCGGCCAAGGAGAGGGAGGCGCCCTGCGCCGCACCCTCGGGCTCTGGCAGCTCACCATGATCAGCATCGGTGCCACCCTGGGCACCGGCATCTTCGTCGTCCTCGGGGAAGCCGTCCCCAAGGCCGGTCCCGCGGTCACCCTCTCCTTCGTCATCGCCGGCTTCACGGCGCTCTTCTCGGCCCTGTCCTACGCCGAACTGGCGGGCAGCATCCCCGTCGCCGGATCCTCGTACTCGTACGCGTACGCAACGATGGGCGAACTGGTCGCCTGGATCTGCGGCTGGTGCCTGGTCCTGGAGTACGGCGTGTCGGTCGCCGCGGTCGCGGTCGGCTGGGGCGAGTACCTCAACGAGATGCTCGACGGGACGATCGGCGTCACCATCCCGGCGGCGCTGTCCGCGCCGCCCGGCGACGGCGGCGTCTTCAACCTGCCGGCGCTGATCGTCGTCCTGCTAGCGATGGTGTTCCTGCTGGGCGGCGCCCGCGAGTCCGCCCGCGCCAACACCGTCATGGTCGTGGTGAAGATCGCCGCGCTGGTGCTGTTCTGCGCCATCGGCCTCACGGGCTTCCGCTCGGGCAACTACGAGAACTTCATGCCGCTCGGCATGGCCGGGGTGAGTGCGGCCGGGGCGACGCTCTTCTTCTCGTACATCGGTTTCGACGCCGCCTCCACCGCCGGTGAGGAGGCCAAGAACGCCCAGCGCGACCTGCCCCGCGCCATCATGCTGTCGCTGGTCATCGTGACGGCGCTGTACGTCCTCGTCGCCGCCGTCGCCATCGGCGCCAAGCCCTGGCAGCGGTTCGACGGCACCGAGGCCGCGCTCGCCCAGATCATGAACGAGGTGACCGGGCAGACCTTCTGGGGCACCCTGCTCGCCTTCTGCGCCGTCGTGGCCATCGCCAGCGTCGTCCTGACCGTGCTGTACGGCCAGACCCGCGTGCTGTTCGCCATGTCCCGCGACGGGCTGGTGCCCAAGGTGTTCTCCCGGGTCCACCCGAAGACCGGCGCCCCGCGCGCCAACACCCTGATCGTCTCCCTCTTCTGCGGCGTCCTGGCCGCCGCCATCCCGCTCGGCCAGCTCGCCGACGCCACCAGCATCGGCACCCTGTTCGCGTTCGCCCTGGTCAACGTGGCCGTCGTGGTGCTGCGCCGGACCCGTCCGGACATGCCCCGCACCTTCCGCGTGCCGCTCTCCCCGGTGCTGCCGGCGCTCGGCTTCGCCTTCTGCGTGTGGATGATGGGCAGCCTGTCCAGCGTCACCTGGGTGGTCTTCGGTGTCTGGATGGCCATCGGGCTCGTGTTCTACTTCGTATACGGCTACCGCCGCTCCCGACTCGCACCATCTGAAGTGAAGTGA
- a CDS encoding LLM class F420-dependent oxidoreductase: MATRLGLGLPQMRQYDLGKDVPDVARAAERTGYESLWVFERALFPEPATQGLYGIEGLPWPDAYRHVADPLVTLTLAAAATERALLGTSVLVAPLHVPFQLAKALASLDAASGGRVVAGFGTGWSLDEYAAASVRPFEERGRVLDELIEVCRAVWGPDPVVYDGRLTKIASAVVGPKPARPIPILLAASGPRARRRLVDHADGWLPVGMGADAVAAQWRELRELAEERGRTEPIRTVLRINAQVRAEAYDGDGRRPFQGSVDQIVEDLAAHAEIGLDEVLLDLQGSARDAEELKDVAAEVYEKARAAGI; this comes from the coding sequence ATGGCGACCCGGCTCGGACTCGGTCTTCCCCAGATGCGCCAGTACGACCTCGGCAAGGACGTCCCCGACGTGGCCCGCGCCGCGGAGCGCACCGGCTACGAGAGTCTGTGGGTCTTCGAGCGGGCCCTGTTCCCGGAGCCCGCCACCCAGGGGCTGTACGGCATCGAGGGCCTGCCCTGGCCCGACGCGTACCGGCACGTGGCCGACCCGCTGGTGACGCTGACGCTGGCCGCCGCGGCCACCGAGCGGGCCCTGCTGGGCACCAGCGTGCTGGTCGCCCCGCTGCACGTGCCGTTCCAGTTGGCCAAGGCGCTGGCCTCGCTCGACGCGGCGAGCGGCGGCCGGGTGGTCGCCGGTTTCGGCACCGGCTGGTCCCTCGACGAGTACGCGGCGGCGTCGGTGCGGCCGTTCGAGGAGCGCGGCCGGGTCCTGGACGAGCTGATCGAGGTGTGCCGGGCGGTCTGGGGCCCGGACCCGGTGGTGTACGACGGGCGTCTGACGAAGATCGCCTCCGCCGTGGTCGGCCCCAAGCCGGCCCGGCCCATCCCGATCCTGCTGGCCGCGAGCGGCCCCAGAGCCCGGCGGCGGCTCGTCGACCACGCGGACGGCTGGCTGCCGGTGGGCATGGGAGCCGACGCCGTCGCCGCGCAGTGGCGCGAGCTGCGGGAGCTGGCGGAGGAGCGCGGCCGCACGGAGCCGATCCGGACGGTGCTGCGGATCAACGCGCAGGTCCGGGCGGAGGCGTACGACGGCGACGGGCGCCGCCCCTTCCAGGGCAGCGTCGACCAGATCGTGGAGGACCTGGCCGCCCACGCCGAGATCGGGCTCGACGAGGTCCTGCTCGACCTCCAGGGCTCCGCGCGGGACGCCGAGGAGCTGAAGGACGTCGCCGCCGAGGTGTACGAGAAGGCGCGGGCGGCCGGGATCTGA